The Rosa rugosa chromosome 1, drRosRugo1.1, whole genome shotgun sequence genomic sequence AATTATTTTGGTACACTCATTTTATTAAAGTGTACTAACCAATTCTTTGCACACAAAAAAAAGGGCTACTAACCAATTCATCTTCTAAACCAGCATATCCTAATCGTGAACATACGATAAGAATACTTGCACAATACCCATCTCTCACTATGTTCATTATGTAGAACATATAAAGGGACATACAAAAAATATGCAATTAATGTGCATAGAAATTGAAGATCATTATCTGCATTGACACTAGAATAACAATTAATTTACCTCCCAATCCTCAGATAACCTAGTAGATACAAATGCTTTCCAGTTTGCCAGCTCAATGAAGTTGTACCCCTGAGGGGGTGAGGATAAAAGTTTCCCGTCTTCTTTAAAGGGAAGAATAAATTGACTCGTCAATCTAGACTTGAATTCTCTCCATTTACAAGCTGCAGATGATATAACACCATTTTTTTGCTTTCTGGACCAAGCACAAATGCCAATTGCATTAAAAATGGATTAAAAGTTAGGATACTTAAATCAAATAAGTTTATTTGTTCCAGAAAAATGCTATAAATTTGTCAAATAGTAGATTGGCAAACCTCAACAGATTCCCAAAACTTATTTTTTGACTCGGCATCCACTTTTTTCCATGTTGGAATAGTGATTGGGATTTTGGTGGGTGCTAACACCCCTATATAAGATTGCATCTCTTTCGCTGTCTTTCTGTGAGGTTGATCTTTTTCATTATACTCCACATTCTTTCTAACACCTAAGAGTTTTCGTCTCACAATGTGATGCATTGTGTAGATACCATGCTTGCCCTTCTTTTCATTGGTGTCAGTTGAACTTTTACATGTAATAGTCTCCATTGATTCATTGAAAATAGTTTGCTTCTTTTCATGCGCAGAAATCGGTGCCTTAGGAGATGTAGCTGGTGGACTTTTCGATTTAGTTGcacactatgtcaaaaaggctttcagacgacagaactgttctgtcgtctgaacgaacgaaaatgtgtcgtctagtacgatgtcgtgtcttgggcgtatcgaacgacagaagagttctgtcgtctgaattttcagacgacataaaaaatgtgtcgtctgatgagttttgcattttgggaacattgtgatctgtttctttaaaagcattcaaacaacggttttgtattgtctgataaacaaaacaatgacatattttttgaaatactattctgtgaagcatattgcaagacttatttgtgtggtctgaatgcccttaaataagaaatatgaagactcatatgtagtgtcttctctcatacaacaacacttaaaggttgtgctaatttactttacacgacatttatatgtggtcgtaaagtgtatcagaggacaattaagtgtcgttctatggttgatttgtatgacatttaagtgttgtgtgaaagatttttcaattatacatatgtgatgttgggaaatggtttagacaatagatttctgttatgtcaatttcattacgacgacaatttactgtcgtttgagattatttagacgacaaatttttgtggtctgaatataacaAGGACCACTAATAGTACGTTAAAATTTGCAACCACACATTTcggtgtgcttttgttgtagcttgcagtttgtaatgacacattttagtagtcccctgtacaattggtatgcatgcattctggaaattaaaattggctattcctgaaaccataaaatccacatccaaaatcattcattgcaatttccattaatccaccattgtctcatgtacatagttctaatcatcaacatcacagttctaatcatcaacatcagtTCTAAACGGCCCATATATACTAAACTGGGCAGCCaccaaaatatatgcatgcagtacTGCTTGCTAATAAGCCAGAAGCACAACACAATGTGGGCAACCAACTAAACAACATAGCAAAATAGCTAGCAGTACTGCAATCAAAAtctggcctatatatatatatatacatatatatatatatatatatatatatatcaactatcCATGTCCAAAAGTTGATGCACTAGTTAATAAACCTACACATGCACTAGTTATCTTTGAACTTCATAACATACTTTGCCCACTCTGCCCGGACAACATCAACATTCTCCATTGTGTAATAGTGATTTGCTTTTCTTTCCCACTGCAAGGACAGAAGCTTAGTTATGCATCACAATGGATAATTAATCCAATAAATCACTAGTACAATAAATTAGTTACTGATTACCTTAGCACTCCACTCTTGGTTTTTGTCCTCTACTATATCCCTCATGTAATGCATAATCCAATATCCACAAGTCTTATCACCCATCTGCTCCGGAATGCCctgaaagaaataaatattttcagTACCTAATAAACCTTGCCTGAACTAGAAAAATGCAAATATAAATAGTTAGCTAGATGGGGAACACATACACGGATAAACATGAGGGAGTGAAGAGGATGGGTATACACTGATATGAACTTCATCTTTAAACCCGGGAAGCTCAGTTACTCTATTAGCAGTACATGGATGCAAAAAATCCATATTCGCCTTCCTCATGTCTACctataaaacataattatacaCCATTAATGACACTGACTGGGTATACCCGATTCTGTCAGTTTACCAATACCCCAATTTATTTAATCATTAAATAACTCATGTTGTTGACCCAAGCATGGAACTTACAGAATTGTTGAAGCAGAGGAATCTGGCTTCATAGGTGACACAACTAATATTGTGCATTCTGGAAGTTTTCAATGCCTGAGATGTGAAGCTTCTTAACACCTGTTTGACAAAGAGACTATTGTTAGAAACAGAGTTGATCACAGAATGACTATCGTAGGGTAAGCAAAGTTGGTAACTAAATCTATGTATAACAACCTCTTACTTGTATTAGTAATGtgcttctaaatcttcaaaCAAAGACTTCCTGTTTTTGATGACAGTGAAGGGCCTAAAAATAAAGATATAAGTTACTTGAGTCAACTATAAAAAGAGACACCGAATCAGAGGTATAGTATAACAACAAAGGGTGTCCAGGTGAGTTCCCCAGCTTCTACAAATGCAGTAATATAGTCTGATCTAAAATTGAGCCTTGTGGGATACTTTGCTAGAGTCGAAATATTAATTGAAAACTCAGATATATTGCTTGACCCCACATACAATACTCTTTTGTATAGTCAGCAAACAAAGATTAGAGTGtccagaaaatgaagaaaaccaTAAAACAGAAATAGATCCAAATTCTACCTTGTACTTGGAGGCCTCTTGCACTTGGTGAATTACACAGGCAAATCCGAGAACCAAAGATGCAAGAAAGATATATGACTGCCTGCACTTTTGATGGTTAATTAGCTTTCTCAAACCCATATAGGACCAGCATGCCAAATCTCCCACAAAGCATTTCTACGTGCAATTACAGAATTCCAAGTATATGATTAGAAACTTTGAAACAATACAGCTTAACAAATAATCTATATTGAAAAGACATTGAAATTAGAACTAATATAAGGATCCCATCTCAGAGAGTTCTGTTACAGAAATATGAAGATGATTTTCATGAGAAACTCTTTTCTGTATATTGATGAATATAAAGATAGTTGAATATAGCAACATGCATTGTTAATAGTCAAACCTAATATATTGGCAACAATAATAGGGAATGAAATTATGCTCTAAAGAAACCATGCACCAAAAAAATTTCACTTCACAGAAAAATTGAAGCTCAATGAGAACATATTAGTTTAGAGAAGTGATTTATCTTTTGAGTTTCTAAAGCTATTAAAAAACCAATACCATAGTCCATCAAATCTGATAAGATAACGGTCACACTACTACACAAAACACAATCCGGGAcacccagttttttttttaaggacgtCTTTTTATGTTGAGTGTCATGAAACCCATATAATGACGTTGGGCCCAAAACAGCTGAAActtaaaaggagaaaaaaataaagagagaCGCTTTCTACCTTTCAGAAAGAACACAGAACAGCGCGCAATACACTCTCTCTCCTCATTCGCGACCTGGTACATCTTCTCGGTCTTCCTAGTGCTCTCTTTTGTGATCGAAATTCATGGAAGGCCCTCGATTTACCATTCTCAAATTCTGGCTTTTGCCCTCTcgcgctctctctctcaatttcttttGAAATTAGATACCCATATGGAGACTTCTCCCCAAAGTGTCTCGATCCGTCGTATCTTTATTCAACCACTCTCTCACGCTGTTCTTCTGGTTTAGCAAGCGTTTCGGCAGGCGATTTGGTTTTGGGCAATGGGCTATGGTAATACCTTTCCAGATCTGGTTTTTCTTTTGGTGAGGGTGTGGAAATTTAACTTTTTTTGAATTGGTCAAATCTGATAATCAAGATCAGAGAACTTAGGTATTTCAATTGTGGTGTGGTTTAGCTAGTACTGGAATTAATTGTCTGTTTCCATCTATCATTCCCCTATCCTCTGaaattgcttctttttttttttttttttttttcttatgaaagaaaaaaaaagaaagaatgttTGTCCCCTTTGAATCTGTATCTGAAGCTAAACACATACAAATCTACATGAAGGTAAAGTCAATATTTTTGTCCGTATAAAGAGGTACGCTCCACTTTGAATATTGCACATATAATGAGTGATTATGAATGTTCTTTCCTATTTCTGGCTTAATGAGGGATTTCATTATTCACAGAAGTTTTTATCATGGGGATTGGTTGATGCTATGCACAATGCAATATCTAAAAATTGCGAGGTTTGTTTCTATGGCATTCAATTTTATATAAATGGCTGTTGTTCTAAATTACTTGATTGCTGTTGTAATATGTTCATATATAGGCTCAATGCAGACCTGAGGGAATTGAGGCATTACCTAAAGGAATTGTTTCCAAGACCTCTGACTTTGTAATGCAACCATTATGGGGACCCCGAACTCAAAAGGTGTGCCAATATTTATAGTCCTGAACAGTTTGCTACTTAGATCTAAATAGGTTTGTGATTACTACAAATTACGTTGCTTTCTGGTGATATTTGAATGCAATGATAATATATGATCCTTATTCCTTTTGTTTAGAAACCAAAGTCATCAACAAACTTATTGGCCATTGCAGTTGGAATCAAGCAAAAAGAAAGTGTAAACAAAATTGTAAAGAAGGTGCAGTAACCAACCTGTTTGTCATGCACTATTTTCAGTTTTTGTATCTTTGAGTTCATTGGATTTCTACTTCTACTTTTGATTGTACAGTTTCTATCAAGCGATTTCGTCGTGATGCTATTTCATTATGATGGTAATGTAAATGACTGGAGGGATTTGGAATGGAGTGGTCGGACCATACATGTATCTGCCATGAATCAAACCAAGTGGTAATGCTTCCCTATCCACAATTGTAATTTGATATTGGTCCTTGGATGTGCATTGCCAGTTCAAATA encodes the following:
- the LOC133735846 gene encoding uncharacterized protein LOC133735846 isoform X3; its protein translation is MKFLSWGLVDAMHNAISKNCEAQCRPEGIEALPKGIVSKTSDFVMQPLWGPRTQKKPKSSTNLLAIAVGIKQKESVNKIVKKFLSSDFVVMLFHYDGNVNDWRDLEWSGRTIHVSAMNQTKWWYAKRFLHPDIVSEYAFIFLWDEDLGIENFNVGRYLSIIRKEGLEISQPGLDPDNSEVHHDFTARDKRSEVHRKINKTIGGGRRCNENSTDPPCTGFVEMMAPVFSRASWHCVWHMIQW
- the LOC133735846 gene encoding uncharacterized protein LOC133735846 isoform X1, translating into MNVLSYFWLNEGFHYSQKFLSWGLVDAMHNAISKNCEAQCRPEGIEALPKGIVSKTSDFVMQPLWGPRTQKKPKSSTNLLAIAVGIKQKESVNKIVKKFLSSDFVVMLFHYDGNVNDWRDLEWSGRTIHVSAMNQTKWWYAKRFLHPDIVSEYAFIFLWDEDLGIENFNVGRYLSIIRKEGLEISQPGLDPDNSEVHHDFTARDKRSEVHRKINKTIGGGRRCNENSTDPPCTGFVEMMAPVFSRASWHCVWHMIQW
- the LOC133735846 gene encoding uncharacterized protein LOC133735846 isoform X2 codes for the protein MNVLSYFWLNEGFHYSQKFLSWGLVDAMHNAISKNCEAQCRPEGIEALPKGIVSKTSDFVMQPLWGPRTQKKPKSSTNLLAIAVGIKQKESVNKIVKKFLSSDFVVMLFHYDGNVNDWRDLEWSGRTIHVSAMNQTKWWYAKRFLHPDIVSEYAFIFLWDEDLGIENFNVGRYLSIIRKEGLEISQPGLDPDNSEVHHDFTARDKRSEVHRKINKTIGGGRRCNENSTDPPCTGFVEMMAPVFSRASWHCVWHMIQV
- the LOC133726600 gene encoding uncharacterized protein LOC133726600, with protein sequence MGLRKLINHQKCRQSYIFLASLVLGFACVIHQVQEASKYKVLRSFTSQALKTSRMHNISCVTYEARFLCFNNSVDMRKANMDFLHPCTANRVTELPGFKDEVHISGIPEQMGDKTCGYWIMHYMRDIVEDKNQEWSAKWERKANHYYTMENVDVVRAEWAKYVMKFKDN